The Vigna unguiculata cultivar IT97K-499-35 chromosome 11, ASM411807v1, whole genome shotgun sequence genomic sequence GTAATATACACGTTTTGCACACTGCCAAGAGATATTACATCGGTTCATACACTAACCGATGTAATATCTCCCCACCTTttgataacttattttttttcaatattacaaCAGTTCGAGTTTAAACGAAGTTATATGTTAAAGCTATATATCGGTTTGTAGAATTGATGTAATATATCACATATTTTTTACATCGTCTAATATAACATCAGTGAAAAAATCGATGTAATAATAGGGACCAAATAATCGATGTAGTATCACTTTTCTAGTgactaataaatatttaaagtttagaCTTTTATATCCGGAACTGGGTTTGTACCCAATGTTGTGCCTTAAATCAATATGATGTAAAGTTGGAAGGTTATAGAGGGATATTTCCTGTAATTGCTTTAAGCACATTGAACTTATTATTTGAACAGTGAgcgtatttaatattttgactaACATATGATATTGATTACAAATAGGGATCTGGAAATACAAATAGgaatgtgttttttattttacgcAAAGCTATAAGAGAATGAGCTTGGAACAAGACACTAAGTAGTGCAATTAAAAGTTTGAAGGTTGGAGTCCTACACCAAAGTCACGTTTTGAATTTGTTGGATTTGGATAATTTCAAAGGTGAATCATTACAAATGACAATAAATTGTTCGTGCCAATCTGATTTCTATGTTTTCTTGTTATGTCCAACAACTTGTTTTCTTTGAACTTCTATGTGTTGACCAAACAAGTTGATAGTTTGAAGGGATCTTTTGTTGGAACATCGCTTGAGCATCATAATTAAAACTCAGTCAGTTATGTTTAGGCATTCCTCTGtctcattttagtttttaagtaTACGGGTGGGAGCATCACAAAtgtcatgtttttatttttactttttgctGATAAGGAAACATTCATTGCTTAAGCTATAACACTTAAATCCAGATGGGTAACGCTCGATATTGAATGCATTCAAATCATATATTTTGCTTTAAGCTATACAACATAATTAACATTTAGGgccaattgaagaaaaaaaaaagtatgcaTATATTCGAGGAATAATTGTTTTGAAGCTTTTATTGTGTGGCTCGCGGGCGGGTCTCATGATAAAGagtttactattttattgtattCATTTTGTGATGAGTTTTATaacacattttaataatttttcaaatcttttcatTAAGATCACTTTTGTGACAACTTTTgtaacaaagtttttaaaattgagatttatcatcacaaattttaaaattaatgcaCAAAATATCTCGTTATTTGTAACAAATTCTTTATAATCACAAACTATCGTAGCAAAAGATGTCTTTTAGTCTGACTATTTTTTTCAACATATCCTTTTGaatagataaaattgtaaaactaTATTTAAGTTTTCTTGTTAAAATGATTCCATCATATATTtcccaattaataatattttaagactATTTAACCATCATACCGAAGATCTCTAAGAAGTTTTTATTGGATTAAACTTTGAAAGACGTATTTCTACTTAGGCACCATAATTTCCACTAACATTAATTCATCAGGCTACGTCCTTTTCTAACATCTTCActgcaaaggaaaaaaaaatctaaatcaaCGTCTCTTaaactaatttgaaaaaaaaaaatttaccgTGAACGTTAGAAGAACATAATTCATTACCATCAAATGACTTTAACTTATTCACAACAATGCACACATATATTTGATTCTAATACGAcaagaatagaaaaaataaacttaaacagAAAAGGGAGATATAACATACTATGAATAAACCTCAATGATGCTAATACAACAAGAACAGAAAAAATAGATAGTTTAGCTCTTCTCATAATCTCATTTAGCAGCAATAACACACTATGGATAAACCTCAATGATAGAAAATAAACCAATGGGAGTAATGTTGTAGTTACTGAAGCCAGCAGAGAAAATTAGGTTGGCCCACTctttctcatttctttcttttgcaCTGAACAGCATCATCATCTGCATATCAAGGAAAAGCTGCATTTCAGTTAATTCATGATCTTCCTTCTTGTTCTCCATCACCATGTCGATAATAATAACCCTTCCCTCGCTTGCTATTGACTCCTTGCAATTTTTCAGTATTTTCACACATTCCTCGTCCTTCCAGTTATGCATTATCAACTGCTTGTTTGTCAAAGAACAAatgataagaataaaaaaatcaaaaagggaaaaattattattgtttatatcatgcatgttcatttttctttttcaaaaatcacCACATCATATTTTAGTTTACTTCTACCAAACTTTTCCTCTAGTCCAGTTAGTTTGAATTTGTTGTTCTTTATTTTGAGTTTATACTTCCAAGTTTGGATCTGAGCGCAATatttttgttgtgtgttcttTTTCTTCCAGACGTCACAAGTTTGTCTTTATTCCTACACCTCCTTTTTCTCCTAtgcttcttttcttttattttgttggtcctttaaatttttagagtataataattttttaatcattatataaaaaaattatttgccTTACTGCAACCTCAAAAGGTTTGTTGATCCACCAGttagatgaatgaaaaaaacCATTAAGTAATCATAAAgagcattttattttatagaatttaATGAATAGTATATTTACCTTTAACATAATGGAATCTGCTGAAGGAATTGCTTGAAACATATCTCCTCCAACATATTCTATGTTCTCAGTAGAGAATTGAAACCATGGATTAATGGAAACTGGATCAACTATGAGTTGTAACAAAGATTTCATGCTGGAGGGATGGTCCTTCAGGAGTAATTTAGATGCATCAGTTAGCACATACATCACTTCACCCTCATTTGGGGTGTCATGGTGTTCAGAGAAGAAACCAGAATGAGTCAGAATTCTCATGAAGCGGCTGATAAAGGAAGTCTTGGAAGGGTGGATTGGTAATGAAGCAATGAGTTGTGAGAGTGGCATAGGTTGGCCATAGTTGTGTATGATATCTGCTATGCCCAACTCAGTAGCACACTTAAGAGACAAAgagtttatgaattttaaaatatggttCCAGACATGGGTTTGAGCTCGAAGCAATTGTGAAGCATTATTTCCACCCTGGGTTTCCATGAATAATTTGGTAGTTTGTGTGCTATAAAATCTGATATAAAGTCTGTTTTTATAACGACAAGGTGTGCTACATAAATATCTTCGCGTTTTCTTGCTACTAATATTATCttgaataaaaatgatatttttataaccacttcttattttaatagttactacctaacttttttataattaaatataatgaaagatataaatataaattttagaatgaaataataataataataataatagtaatatacaTTATTGCGTCCTAATGATATGGAAAATCCATAATATTTAGATATGTGGTTCATATAGCACCTGATTTATATATCCATATGACACCAATGCTAACAAAGGATTTTGGCAtcaattattttcaacattatattttagtttctgAACTGAAGTATATTAGATAAGAAAACTAAAGACCGAAATATATTAGGATAAGGACAATAAAGGTCGGCCCTTAATTCTACGGACAGGGGCGGAACTACGTAATGAAGGTGGAGCCGCTGACTCTCAAaaaattttggaatttatttttatatatatttatatatttttaaaattatatttatatattatttatattaaatttatactatgaaaaattataataaaagataaaataaaaattttactagagatattgatttataaaaaaagattagggtttttttataagatttttccACCATGTAAATGATCAAGTTTGTGaggagaaataaatataaagagataGATAGAAAAATAGAGATTGGATAACATatagattgagattgaagtatATATTCTCGCATGATCTTTCCCATATCAaacttattatcttattatgatcTATGTatattagatttatgattcttttgaggatatttcttccaaattaagttatcacaaattagtataaatcctaattatgattttagggattcttttatgaaattggtatgaatcctaataatttttcccaaattattataaccctgaattatgaaatttagggattttgtgtatTCTGCTACTTAtgttacttatttaattaaagttgtatgaattttgttatgttttgcattatGATAACTGTGATTtgtttgtgaatataaatttgatattttttctaaataggtgagaggtgaaaaatttatattagaaagattatgataaagagtaaaagaattgattttttttaaggaagaagatttgtgataaagatgaaaaaaatgcatcttaATTAAACTTGGAAAATTTTATGAtaaccaagaattcaagacaacaaaaaacaaacCTCTAAAGTTcatagagttacatataataaatttaaaaattctttaGAATGCGATCCGAAAAAAACGTTATCAAATTTCACAATGCCTACtaaaattgatgaggtacgaagggcTTAATGGTATTTATGGTTTGATATGATGATATAGCGAAAAATAGTCATTTTTTGAATTCAactattatgtgtgtttgttttaaacaagaaaatgaagagaaaacatgaagaatttttttttctaactaaaacaaatt encodes the following:
- the LOC114168837 gene encoding probable O-methyltransferase 3, with the protein product METQGGNNASQLLRAQTHVWNHILKFINSLSLKCATELGIADIIHNYGQPMPLSQLIASLPIHPSKTSFISRFMRILTHSGFFSEHHDTPNEGEVMYVLTDASKLLLKDHPSSMKSLLQLIVDPVSINPWFQFSTENIEYVGGDMFQAIPSADSIMLKLIMHNWKDEECVKILKNCKESIASEGRVIIIDMVMENKKEDHELTEMQLFLDMQMMMLFSAKERNEKEWANLIFSAGFSNYNITPIGLFSIIEVYP